One Methylomonas sp. LL1 DNA window includes the following coding sequences:
- a CDS encoding ABC transporter substrate-binding protein, giving the protein MSPEVRSLCLSLRRRGFLRLLAGSMGFATTLYVTGCEPKRPLKIAAQMWPGYAFLFLARDNGFIDANHIDLIETDNLAHSSRLLLEGRVDGAALTLDEVLHLLEQGVSLCVVLVLDSSAGGDAVLVKPGITSLVQLAGKRIGVENSTLGAIMFARLLEAAGLQTEQIQKVDIGFDHFEEVQRQQLDAVITYTPNTLRFENIGMVNIFDSRSIPNTVIDVLAIRGEALQDNEAAVRELIAGHFQAQELWKHQPIDTVYGLARLLRLKSSEVKAAYHGLDLPDAAYNRHLLAPATSELKTKAENIAQIMHRFGTLEHIPDLAQLFIADYLP; this is encoded by the coding sequence ATGTCTCCCGAAGTCCGCTCGTTATGTTTATCGTTAAGGCGCCGCGGCTTTTTACGTCTGCTGGCGGGTTCGATGGGCTTTGCCACAACGTTATATGTAACGGGTTGTGAACCCAAGCGCCCCTTGAAAATCGCGGCACAAATGTGGCCGGGATATGCGTTTCTATTTCTGGCCCGCGACAACGGTTTTATAGACGCCAACCATATCGATTTGATCGAAACCGATAATCTGGCTCATTCGTCGAGATTGTTATTGGAAGGCCGTGTCGATGGCGCCGCATTGACCCTGGATGAAGTATTACACCTGCTCGAGCAAGGCGTTTCCTTATGTGTGGTATTGGTACTCGATTCATCCGCGGGCGGCGATGCCGTTTTGGTTAAACCGGGAATCACAAGCCTAGTCCAGCTCGCCGGCAAACGGATAGGTGTGGAAAACTCCACTTTGGGAGCCATCATGTTCGCCAGGCTACTGGAAGCGGCAGGATTGCAAACCGAGCAAATACAAAAAGTCGACATCGGTTTTGATCATTTTGAAGAAGTTCAACGACAACAGTTAGACGCCGTCATCACCTATACCCCCAATACCCTACGGTTCGAGAATATCGGCATGGTCAATATCTTCGACAGCCGTAGCATCCCCAACACCGTCATCGACGTGTTGGCCATTCGCGGCGAAGCGCTGCAAGATAATGAAGCCGCGGTCCGTGAATTGATTGCCGGCCATTTTCAAGCTCAGGAATTGTGGAAACATCAACCGATCGACACGGTTTACGGTCTCGCCAGACTACTTCGACTAAAGAGTAGCGAGGTCAAAGCCGCATACCATGGGCTGGATCTACCCGATGCGGCCTACAACCGCCATCTATTGGCACCGGCAACATCGGAACTCAAGACTAAAGCCGAGAACATCGCCCAAATCATGCACCGATTCGGTACGCTTGAGCACATACCCGACCTCGCCCAACTGTTTATCGCCGATTATCTTCCTTGA
- the ccmA gene encoding cytochrome c biogenesis heme-transporting ATPase CcmA — protein MDHQSASLSVSNLACSRDERLLFSNVSFALSSGQILLLEGSNGSGKTTLLRILCGFREADAGEIFWRGAAIDDGDYFNEMAYVGHADGSKKELSVLENLHFALALNTPGHYSIDQALEKVQLAGFDDNPVQTLSAGQKRRLSLARLLITHNQLWILDEPFTSLDKQGVELIENLMIDHTRQGGMVILTSHQDLTLSHLDLQRVYLDTCQ, from the coding sequence ATGGATCATCAATCAGCGTCATTGAGCGTCAGCAATCTGGCTTGCAGCCGTGACGAGCGCTTGTTGTTTTCCAATGTCAGTTTTGCTCTGTCGAGCGGACAAATTCTGCTGTTGGAAGGTAGCAACGGTAGCGGTAAAACCACGCTATTGCGGATTCTCTGCGGTTTCCGCGAGGCCGATGCCGGCGAAATTTTTTGGCGTGGCGCAGCAATTGACGACGGCGATTATTTCAACGAAATGGCCTATGTCGGCCACGCCGACGGCAGCAAAAAAGAATTGTCCGTGTTGGAAAATCTGCATTTCGCGCTGGCCTTGAATACGCCCGGTCATTATTCTATCGATCAGGCATTGGAAAAGGTGCAACTGGCCGGTTTCGACGATAATCCAGTGCAAACCCTGTCCGCCGGACAAAAGCGCCGCTTGTCGCTGGCACGGTTGTTAATTACCCACAACCAGTTATGGATATTGGATGAACCTTTCACCTCGTTGGATAAACAGGGCGTCGAATTGATCGAGAATTTGATGATAGACCACACCCGCCAGGGCGGCATGGTGATTTTGACCTCGCACCAAGACTTGACCTTGTCGCATCTCGATTTGCAACGCGTATACCTGGATACATGTCAATAA
- the ccmB gene encoding heme exporter protein CcmB, which yields MSISAAFFAIVRRDLLLAFRRRAEMANPLFFFVLVVTLFPLAVGAQPNLLQAMAPGVIWVSALLAALLSLDGMFRSDFDDGSLEQMLLSRHSLSILVLGKIFAHWLVTGLPLLLVAPLLALFLGLPERAMPTLWLTLTLATPMLSLIGAIGVALTVGLRRGGMILSLLVLPLYIPVLIFASNAVDRAASGLPVSAQINILSAMLLLALVLTPLPTAAALKMSVN from the coding sequence ATGTCAATAAGCGCCGCTTTTTTCGCCATCGTCCGTCGTGATCTGCTGCTGGCATTTCGCCGCCGCGCCGAAATGGCCAACCCGTTGTTTTTTTTCGTATTGGTGGTGACCTTGTTTCCGCTGGCGGTCGGCGCGCAACCCAATTTGCTGCAAGCGATGGCGCCGGGAGTGATTTGGGTATCGGCCTTGCTGGCGGCCTTGTTGTCGCTGGACGGCATGTTCCGTTCCGATTTCGACGACGGTTCGTTGGAGCAAATGCTGCTCAGTAGGCATTCACTGTCGATTCTGGTATTGGGCAAAATTTTCGCTCATTGGCTGGTCACCGGGTTGCCATTATTGTTGGTCGCGCCTTTGTTGGCCTTATTCCTGGGCTTGCCGGAACGGGCCATGCCGACCTTGTGGCTGACTCTGACTCTGGCCACACCCATGCTGAGCCTGATCGGGGCCATAGGCGTGGCATTGACGGTGGGCTTGCGCCGGGGCGGCATGATTTTATCGCTATTGGTGTTGCCGCTGTATATCCCCGTGCTGATTTTCGCCAGCAACGCCGTCGACAGGGCCGCAAGCGGCTTGCCGGTCTCGGCCCAAATCAACATTTTGTCGGCCATGTTGTTGCTGGCATTGGTTCTAACCCCGCTGCCGACCGCGGCGGCGCTTAAAATGAGTGTTAATTAA
- a CDS encoding heme ABC transporter permease, with amino-acid sequence MSFIPAPVSRFFHRTASSPHFYALADKFIPWLTVLFLLLLIPGLYGGLVMAPPDYQQGDSYRIIYIHVPAAWMSLFIYVLMAIMGGIALIWHMKLAEVMLISSAPIGAGFTFIALVTGSLWGKPMWGTWWVWDARLTSELILLFLYLGVISLYGAIEDKRSAARAVSILALVGVVNIPIIHYSVEWWNTLHQGPTVSKMDKPSIHISMLIPLLLMAGAFKVYYAIAVLQTAKLELLKREASAQWVKNLLEEKA; translated from the coding sequence ATGTCCTTCATCCCAGCCCCCGTCAGCCGCTTCTTCCACCGCACCGCCTCGTCACCGCATTTTTATGCGCTGGCGGATAAATTCATCCCGTGGTTGACCGTGTTATTTCTGTTGCTGTTGATTCCGGGGTTGTACGGAGGCTTGGTAATGGCACCGCCGGATTACCAGCAGGGCGACAGTTACCGCATCATTTATATCCATGTGCCGGCGGCCTGGATGTCGCTGTTTATTTATGTTTTGATGGCTATCATGGGCGGGATTGCGTTGATTTGGCATATGAAACTGGCCGAGGTGATGCTGATCAGCAGCGCACCGATAGGCGCCGGGTTCACCTTTATCGCGTTGGTCACGGGCTCCTTGTGGGGTAAGCCGATGTGGGGCACCTGGTGGGTGTGGGACGCGCGTTTGACCTCGGAACTGATTTTGCTGTTTCTGTATCTGGGCGTGATCAGTTTGTATGGCGCGATCGAGGACAAACGCAGCGCCGCTCGCGCGGTGTCGATTCTTGCTCTGGTCGGCGTGGTCAACATTCCTATCATCCATTATTCGGTGGAGTGGTGGAATACGCTGCATCAAGGGCCTACCGTCAGCAAAATGGATAAGCCGTCCATTCATATCAGCATGTTGATCCCGCTGTTGCTGATGGCCGGGGCGTTTAAGGTCTATTACGCCATTGCGGTATTGCAGACGGCCAAATTGGAACTCTTGAAACGCGAAGCCTCGGCGCAATGGGTGAAAAACCTGCTGGAGGAAAAAGCATGA
- the ccmD gene encoding heme exporter protein CcmD: MSLEYFLQMGGYAFYVWTSYGITTAVLLWNLFAPIVQRKQLLRQMALKQKRAQR; the protein is encoded by the coding sequence ATGAGCCTGGAATATTTTTTACAGATGGGCGGTTACGCCTTTTATGTCTGGACTTCATACGGCATCACTACCGCCGTGCTGCTGTGGAATTTATTTGCGCCCATAGTGCAACGCAAACAGTTACTTAGACAAATGGCCCTGAAACAAAAACGCGCGCAACGATGA
- the ccmE gene encoding cytochrome c maturation protein CcmE has translation MKPHRKQRLILISLMLIGIGLAATFALKAFNENLMYFFSTTDVVDGKAPKDALFRLGGMVVKGTVERPEKDLLVRFKLSDFSKEVTVEYSGILPDLFREGQGIVAKGRLDSRGVFVAEEVLAKHDENYMPPEVAGSLKKPAEAK, from the coding sequence ATGAAACCACACCGTAAACAACGACTGATTTTAATAAGTTTGATGCTGATTGGCATCGGCTTGGCCGCCACCTTTGCTTTAAAAGCCTTCAACGAGAACTTGATGTACTTTTTCTCCACCACCGATGTCGTTGACGGCAAGGCGCCCAAGGATGCCTTGTTTAGATTGGGTGGCATGGTCGTCAAGGGCACTGTCGAGCGCCCGGAGAAGGATTTGCTGGTGCGTTTCAAACTCAGCGATTTCAGCAAGGAAGTCACGGTCGAATACAGCGGCATTCTGCCGGATTTGTTCCGGGAAGGGCAGGGCATTGTGGCCAAGGGCCGGTTGGACAGCCGTGGGGTGTTCGTGGCCGAGGAAGTGCTGGCTAAGCATGATGAAAATTACATGCCTCCGGAAGTCGCGGGCAGCCTGAAAAAGCCGGCGGAGGCCAAATGA